One genomic region from Verrucomicrobiia bacterium encodes:
- a CDS encoding RDD family protein — protein MEKYQTFWPRFCAGFIDGLVFLPLSFVDSFLSAPERPPAIIIIWSGIIYSSYWLYSVLLHSRYGQTLGKMAMKIKVLDVSEERIPTFRQAFLRDIGYIILNTLSLAYLIYLVLAGKYVSGAEISSLPGQILMWASMGWFLLEIITMATNEKRRALHDFIAGTVVTRNA, from the coding sequence ATGGAAAAGTATCAGACGTTTTGGCCTCGCTTCTGCGCCGGATTTATCGACGGCTTGGTGTTTCTTCCGCTGTCGTTCGTGGATTCGTTTCTGTCAGCGCCGGAGCGCCCCCCGGCCATAATCATTATTTGGAGCGGCATTATCTATTCGTCGTACTGGCTTTACAGCGTCCTTCTCCATTCTCGCTACGGGCAGACGCTCGGCAAAATGGCAATGAAGATTAAGGTGCTGGATGTCTCAGAAGAGCGGATACCGACATTTCGCCAAGCTTTTCTCCGCGACATCGGATACATAATCTTGAACACGCTCTCACTGGCCTATCTCATTTACTTGGTTCTCGCAGGTAAGTATGTCTCCGGTGCAGAGATCAGTTCGTTGCCCGGGCAGATACTCATGTGGGCCAGCATGGGTTGGTTTTTGTTGGAGATCATCACGATGGCGACGAACGAGAAACGGCGAGCTTTGCATGATTTTATTGCCGGCACAGTTGTTACCCGAAATGCCTAA
- a CDS encoding integron integrase, giving the protein MSILSNKNTARQVGGQSFVPNPKLRLREQVREVMRFKHYAVRTEETYWGWMKQFIVFHGKRHPREMGAGEVHEFLTCLAVERRVAVATQNQALNALVFLYGEVLHQPLGQLAVFERPQRPARLPVVLSAGEVQRLLAGVGMRYGLVVRLLYGTGMRVMEGLRLRVKDVDFERGQIVVRDGKGARDRVTVLPESLRGELREHLARVRVVHGGDVAAGFGRVFLPGALARKYPGAEREWGWQWVFPAERRARDPESGVERRHHLQEENVQRAGLVKRVSPHVLRHCFATHLLESGYDIRTVQELLGHKDVRTTMIYTHVMVKPGLGVRSPLDGAGRTLEPIGESGA; this is encoded by the coding sequence ATGAGTATTTTGTCAAATAAAAACACCGCGCGGCAGGTGGGCGGACAGAGTTTTGTGCCGAATCCGAAGTTGCGGCTGCGGGAGCAGGTGCGGGAGGTGATGCGGTTCAAGCATTATGCGGTGCGGACAGAGGAGACTTATTGGGGGTGGATGAAGCAGTTCATCGTGTTTCATGGGAAGCGGCATCCGCGAGAGATGGGGGCGGGGGAGGTGCATGAGTTTTTGACGTGTCTGGCGGTGGAGCGGCGGGTGGCGGTGGCGACGCAGAACCAAGCTTTGAACGCGTTGGTGTTTTTATACGGGGAAGTGTTGCATCAGCCGTTGGGGCAGTTGGCGGTGTTCGAGCGGCCGCAGCGGCCGGCGCGGTTGCCGGTGGTGCTTTCGGCGGGGGAGGTGCAGCGGTTGTTGGCGGGGGTGGGGATGAGGTATGGGTTGGTGGTGCGGTTGTTGTATGGAACGGGGATGCGGGTGATGGAGGGGTTGCGGTTGCGGGTAAAGGATGTGGATTTTGAGCGGGGGCAGATCGTGGTGCGGGATGGCAAGGGGGCGCGGGACCGGGTGACGGTGTTGCCGGAGTCGTTGCGGGGTGAGTTGCGGGAGCATTTGGCGCGGGTGCGGGTGGTGCATGGCGGAGATGTGGCGGCGGGTTTTGGCCGGGTGTTTTTGCCGGGGGCGTTGGCGCGGAAGTATCCGGGGGCGGAGCGGGAGTGGGGTTGGCAGTGGGTGTTTCCGGCAGAGCGGCGGGCGCGTGATCCGGAATCGGGGGTGGAGCGGCGGCATCATTTGCAGGAGGAGAATGTGCAGCGGGCGGGGTTGGTGAAGCGGGTCTCGCCGCATGTGTTGCGGCATTGCTTTGCCACGCACTTGCTGGAGAGCGGCTATGACATCCGGACGGTGCAGGAGCTTTTGGGGCACAAGGATGTGAGGACGACGATGATTTATACGCATGTGATGGTGAAGCCGGGTTTGGGGGTGAGGAGTCCACTGGATGGGGCGGGTCGTACCCTCGAGCCTATCGGGGAAAGTGGCGCGTAG